CTAAAAGATGGCATCAGCAGGACCTCTGGTCCCGGACTGGTTCAGCAACGCTCACCCATTGCATCTCTCCGCAGAGGAGCAGCGCGATATCAAAGATGGGTTTGACGCGAAAGGGATCTTCCTGAACATTCCCTACTCCCCTCGGTATTCGAATCTTGAGATCGCGATTCTTTCCACGGTGACGGCTTATGACCTCGTTCCGTACATGGCCAAGGACCGAAGCTCGCTGGAAATCCGGATTCAAAAGATCGCTCGGATGATGCTTCAGTGCCGGTTTGGGTTATCTGACCTCTCCTACGCTCTCCGACTAAACATGCCGCTCGAGCTGGGGCTTCAGCTGGCGTGGGGAAAGGAAGTTTTCGTCGTTACTCGGAAGCGATATCGGAACCTTCGCAGCATTTCCGATTTGAATTTTGCCGACATTCACGCCCACGAGGGAAGCCCCGACAAACTTATTCGTGATTTGTCGAGATGGCTGGAACAGAACTGTTCAGACCGAAGGCTGAGCGACAAGCGGCTTATCGAGCGATACCGTCGTTGGATGAGCATACGGCGATCTCTAGGAAGCGACTTTGATCGGCTCAACCCGAAGGAGATTGCCGCGATGATCGACATCGCCAAAGACGAGTTCGGCCTCGAACTCCCGGCGAGCCGCGCGCGCTAAGAACGGATGGCGTTGGACGAGTGGTCTTTGGCGTTGAGGTGCGCACCGGACGCCTTCCGAGACGGATCTCCGCCGCTCTCGCTTAAGAGGCGCGGTCAGACGTGCCGGAAGGCGGACCCGGCGGGACCGGCCGGCGGGCGCGGCGTCGTGTACGTCGCAGCGTGGCGCGGGACGTTGAGGCGGGTCGAGAGCCGAGCGAGAAGGGATGCGGACACGCCCGCGGTGTTCCGAGACGTACCGGGGCGCACGTTGAGGGCGCCGCGGGTGGGCCCGCGCCCGTAATCGCTCGAGCTATCGGCCCGCCAGCCTACCGGCGACGGCCCATGAAGCGGAGCAGGAACAGAAACAGGTTCACGAAATCGAGGTAGAGGCGCAGGGCGCCGATGATCGCCAGGTTCTGGACGTGGCCTTCCGGAGTGGCGACGGCCATCGCCTTCAGGCGCTGCGCGTCCCAGGCGGTGAGGCCGGTGAACACGATCACGCCGATGATCGAGATCGCGAACTGCAGTCCGTCGGAGTGCACGAACATTCCCACGACCATCGCGAGGAGAAGACCGATCAGGCCCATGGTCACGAAGGAACCGATTCCCGCGAGACTCTTCTTCGTGACGGTGCCGAAGAGCGCGAGGGCTCCGAACATCCCCGCCGTGATGAAGAACGTGGTCGAGATCGACGTCGCCGTGTACGCGAGGAAGATCGTGGAGAAGAGCACGCCGTTCAAGGCGGCGTAGGTGATGAACGCGCCGGCCGCCGCGGCCGGAGACATCTTGAGGACGCGCGCCGAGAGATAGACGACGAGTCCGAGCTCCGCGATGATCAACCCGAAGAAGAGGACCGGGTTGCGGGCGAAACCGATGACGGTGGAGGGGTTCGCGGCCATTCCCGCCGCGACGAGACCGGTCAGGGCAAGGCCGAAGAACATCCATCCGTAGACACGCCGCAGGAACGCCGATACCCGGCCGGCCGTCGCCAGCGACATGGCCTCGAATCGAGAATCAGGGGTCGTTTCAAAAGGGTTCATGCTGTCTTTCCATCCTCCAACGTCATTGTAACGCGAAGGAAACGAGAATCCTTCCCGGGGCGGCTCCGGCCGGGATTCCTGCCATAATCGCCCGATGAGGTCGAATGAAAGCGACGGCGGCCGCGGGGCGCGCCCGTGTCTCCTCGCGGCGGCGGCGCTCGCGGCGCTCACGACGGCGGCCTCTCTCGCGGCCCAGACCCCTTCCCCCGGAGCGAAGGCGGTCGGCATGGGAGGCGCGTTCGTCGCCGCCGGCAACGATGCGTCGGCGCTCTGGGGAAACCCCGCGGGGCTGGCCGAGTGTCCTCTCGGGTGCGCGGTCATCTTCGGGGGCGCCGTCGCGACCGACGAGAACGGCTTTGCTCGCACGCTCCGGGACGACTTTCGGGGCGTGGACGTCGACACCCTGACCGATCCCGCGGCGATCGCCAGGCTCGAGCGAGACCTCCAGCGGTTCGAGGAGCGCGGGACCGGAACGATCGGCTCGGGAAACGCCGGCGTCGGGTACGCCATCCGGGGACTCGCGATCGGGATCGGGGAGACGGTGTACGCGGGCGCCTACCCGCAAGTCGTCCCGATCGAGCCGGGCTCGGTAATCCCCTCGCTCGCATCGCGCGCGACCCTGAAGGGGATCGAGGCCCGCGAGCTCCGTCTGGGCTATGCCGGCTCCTTCCTCGGGTTCACGGTCGGCGGCGACGTTCGCTACGTCCAGGCGCGCACGTATCTCGCGAGCGAATCGCTGGCGGAGGCGGCCGACAACCCCGCCTCGCTCCTGCGGGATGCCCTGAAGAAGAGCGAAACCCGGTCGAACGCGTTCGCCTTGGACGCCGGCGCCATCTACCGCGCGGCGCTCGGGAAGCTGCGCGTCGGGATCGTCGGCGAGAATCTGAACGAGCCGGAGCTCGATTTCGCCGACGGCTCCCGCGCCCCGCTTCCGCGGACGATCCGCGCGGGGGCCGCGTTCGCGCCGGTCTCCTTCGACGGGATCGTCTTCGCGGCCGACGCGGACCTCAACAAGCAGAAGACGCTCGTGCCGGGGCTTTCGAGCCGGCGCATCTCGGCGGGCGCTCAGATCTTCTTCCTCCGGCTCGGCGCCTTCCGCGACCTCGAAGCCGTCGACCCGCACTGGGCGTACACCGCGGGCCTCCAGCTTCCTCTCAAGGCGATCTCGATCGGGATCTCCGGCGTCTACTCCTCCGACAAGCGCGACGTCGGCGCCGCCGCGGAGGTGAGGGTCCGGTTGTAATCGCCCCGAAGGATCGCTCACGCGATCGGCGTCCGATCGGGCGCCTTGGGTTTACGGCAAAGAGCCGGATCTCCGGTTCGGCAGTTCTCGAGGCGAGGGTCGGGGCCTTTCACATCGCGGAAGGCTTTCGCCCGAAGGGTATCCAGCGCCGAGCGCGCCGATCGCCGCGCACGCCAGTGCGCGAGCCACCGAGGCGAAAGCCCGCGGTGCGGGAGCCGGAGCGCAAGCGAGGGGGTGGTGCCCGCGCGGTCGAGTCACACAAGGCCGCGAGCAAAGCGAGCCGCAACGCGACTTCTCCCGGCGGGAGAAGGTGGCGGCCGCAGGCCGCCGGATGAGGGCCCGAGCCGCGACGCCGCCACGCGCCCCGGTTCCCCGAGCAAGCTCCGGCGACGGACTACGCCTCGGCTTCCGCGGTCTGCTTCTTCCCCGATTCCGCGATGATCTTCTCGCGCACCAGGTGCGGGACCTCCGCATAGTGCGAGAAGTCCATGTGGAAGTCGCCGCGTCCCTGGGTGATCGAGCGCAGCGTCGAGCCGTAGGTCAGCATCTCCGCCATCGGGACGAGCGC
Above is a genomic segment from Thermoanaerobaculia bacterium containing:
- a CDS encoding Bax inhibitor-1/YccA family protein translates to MSLATAGRVSAFLRRVYGWMFFGLALTGLVAAGMAANPSTVIGFARNPVLFFGLIIAELGLVVYLSARVLKMSPAAAAGAFITYAALNGVLFSTIFLAYTATSISTTFFITAGMFGALALFGTVTKKSLAGIGSFVTMGLIGLLLAMVVGMFVHSDGLQFAISIIGVIVFTGLTAWDAQRLKAMAVATPEGHVQNLAIIGALRLYLDFVNLFLFLLRFMGRRR
- the traF gene encoding conjugal transfer protein TraF; its protein translation is MRSNESDGGRGARPCLLAAAALAALTTAASLAAQTPSPGAKAVGMGGAFVAAGNDASALWGNPAGLAECPLGCAVIFGGAVATDENGFARTLRDDFRGVDVDTLTDPAAIARLERDLQRFEERGTGTIGSGNAGVGYAIRGLAIGIGETVYAGAYPQVVPIEPGSVIPSLASRATLKGIEARELRLGYAGSFLGFTVGGDVRYVQARTYLASESLAEAADNPASLLRDALKKSETRSNAFALDAGAIYRAALGKLRVGIVGENLNEPELDFADGSRAPLPRTIRAGAAFAPVSFDGIVFAADADLNKQKTLVPGLSSRRISAGAQIFFLRLGAFRDLEAVDPHWAYTAGLQLPLKAISIGISGVYSSDKRDVGAAAEVRVRL